Sequence from the Pararhizobium gei genome:
AAGCATCATCGGCAGCCGAAAGCTCCTTGCGGACCTCCTCCCGGCTCGAATAGCCGAGTACGCCTTGCGTGGCGGATGTCAGCAGCGGCCAGGCCGGATAGGCGATGGCATAGCCAAGCGCCCAGACGATGGTTGCGTAGAACGTCCAGACCCACCAGCGCGGCATGGGATTGTCAAGTTCGCGGATGCCGTCCCATTCGTGACCGGTGGTCGATACGCCGGAGATTTCGTCGATGTGTTTCTCGCTCATGTCAGTCGTCCTTCAGGGGGATGCGGGCAGCATCCTGGCTGAGTTCCTTGCTTCCCGGGCGAAAGGCAAAAGCGGAGGCGGCGACGAAGAAGGCCAGCATGGCAAGAAGCCCCCAGCTATCGGCGAATGTTCGCATGATATGATAGTCCATGGTCTCTCTCCTTAACGGTC
This genomic interval carries:
- a CDS encoding cbb3-type cytochrome c oxidase subunit 3 — translated: MDYHIMRTFADSWGLLAMLAFFVAASAFAFRPGSKELSQDAARIPLKDD